The Lineus longissimus chromosome 2, tnLinLong1.2, whole genome shotgun sequence genome window below encodes:
- the LOC135503573 gene encoding uncharacterized protein LOC135503573 isoform X1 encodes MDYVSPIVDCSACSPDNIDFDPTSDECQKVSEELHRAFTDVGFAFIINHGISNKEMADMWKMSDDFFDLPKDIKQKALRAKGGGTMGWTPVEQEVVSGLEGDRADYKEDYNYIPHMVDFDGTRDNIPVRHNNNDRLEWPEDDIPNFCQSHATFFKRLHKLSIHFLRLFGKALALQDADAIAKLHSKIGQPGNMTSLRFLKYPPIKEGVTSGQRLGAHKDFGTLTIMMQRDVGGLELQTRSGEWVYVEPREGIFTLIPSESFEFLTSGGYEGAVHRAGLPALHEKRRLHTRRSAAFFVNPDNHSLIAPLDGSDSIPGHLHQTYLFQKFKAMY; translated from the exons ATGGATTATGTATCTCCAATCGTCGATTGTTCTGCCTGCAGTCCGGATAATATCGACTTCGATCCGACATCGGACGAATGCCAGAAGGTCTCTGAAGAACTCCACCGGGCTTTTACCGACGTCGGCTTTGCCTTCATCATCAACCATGGCATCTCGAATAAGGAG ATGGCCGATATGTGGAAAATGTCCGATGATTTCTTTGACCTTCCAAAAGACATAAAACAGAAAGCTTTGAGGGCCAAGGGAGGTGGAACAATGGGGTGGACGCCAGTCGAACAAGAAGT TGTTTCAGGTTTAGAGGGAGACCGGGCTGACTATAAGGAAGATTATAACTACATACCGCACATGGTGGACtttgatggtaccagggataataTTCCGGTACGTCACAACAATAATGAT CGTCTTGAGTGGCCCGAAGATGATATACCTAATTTTTGTCAATCACACGCAACGTTCTTTAAGCGACTACACAAGTTGTCAATACATTTTCTGCGATTATTTGGAAAAGCATTGGCTCTTCAG GACGCTGACGCTATTGCTAAACTTCATTCTAAAATTGGGCAACCAGGCAACATGACATCACTCCGCTTCTTGAAATATCCACCAATCAAAGAAG GTGTCACCAGTGGTCAACGACTTGGCGCACACAAAGACTTTGGCACTCTAACTATAATGATGCAGAGGGATGTTGGAGGCCTCGAG TTACAAACACGATCTGGTGAATGGGTGTACGTCGAACCAAGAGAAGGGATTTTCACTTTGATTCCGAGTGAATCCTTTGAATTCCTCACGTCGGGAGGATACGAAGGGGCG GTTCACCGCGCTGGTCTTCCAGCACTTCACGAAAAACGGCGGCTGCACACCAGACGGTCGGCAGCATTCTTTGTCAATCCGGATAACCACAGTCTCATTGCCCCCTTGGATGGCTCAGACAGTATTCCTGGCCATTTGCACCAAACATACCtctttcaaaagttcaaagcaATGTATTAA
- the LOC135503573 gene encoding uncharacterized protein LOC135503573 isoform X2, which yields MDYVSPIVDCSACSPDNIDFDPTSDECQKVSEELHRAFTDVGFAFIINHGISNKEMADMWKMSDDFFDLPKDIKQKALRAKGGGTMGWTPVEQEVVSGLEGDRADYKEDYNYIPHMVDFDGTRDNIPRLEWPEDDIPNFCQSHATFFKRLHKLSIHFLRLFGKALALQDADAIAKLHSKIGQPGNMTSLRFLKYPPIKEGVTSGQRLGAHKDFGTLTIMMQRDVGGLELQTRSGEWVYVEPREGIFTLIPSESFEFLTSGGYEGAVHRAGLPALHEKRRLHTRRSAAFFVNPDNHSLIAPLDGSDSIPGHLHQTYLFQKFKAMY from the exons ATGGATTATGTATCTCCAATCGTCGATTGTTCTGCCTGCAGTCCGGATAATATCGACTTCGATCCGACATCGGACGAATGCCAGAAGGTCTCTGAAGAACTCCACCGGGCTTTTACCGACGTCGGCTTTGCCTTCATCATCAACCATGGCATCTCGAATAAGGAG ATGGCCGATATGTGGAAAATGTCCGATGATTTCTTTGACCTTCCAAAAGACATAAAACAGAAAGCTTTGAGGGCCAAGGGAGGTGGAACAATGGGGTGGACGCCAGTCGAACAAGAAGT TGTTTCAGGTTTAGAGGGAGACCGGGCTGACTATAAGGAAGATTATAACTACATACCGCACATGGTGGACtttgatggtaccagggataataTTCCG CGTCTTGAGTGGCCCGAAGATGATATACCTAATTTTTGTCAATCACACGCAACGTTCTTTAAGCGACTACACAAGTTGTCAATACATTTTCTGCGATTATTTGGAAAAGCATTGGCTCTTCAG GACGCTGACGCTATTGCTAAACTTCATTCTAAAATTGGGCAACCAGGCAACATGACATCACTCCGCTTCTTGAAATATCCACCAATCAAAGAAG GTGTCACCAGTGGTCAACGACTTGGCGCACACAAAGACTTTGGCACTCTAACTATAATGATGCAGAGGGATGTTGGAGGCCTCGAG TTACAAACACGATCTGGTGAATGGGTGTACGTCGAACCAAGAGAAGGGATTTTCACTTTGATTCCGAGTGAATCCTTTGAATTCCTCACGTCGGGAGGATACGAAGGGGCG GTTCACCGCGCTGGTCTTCCAGCACTTCACGAAAAACGGCGGCTGCACACCAGACGGTCGGCAGCATTCTTTGTCAATCCGGATAACCACAGTCTCATTGCCCCCTTGGATGGCTCAGACAGTATTCCTGGCCATTTGCACCAAACATACCtctttcaaaagttcaaagcaATGTATTAA